One window from the genome of Parasteatoda tepidariorum isolate YZ-2023 chromosome 8, CAS_Ptep_4.0, whole genome shotgun sequence encodes:
- the LOC139426284 gene encoding uncharacterized protein, which produces MLKVLISFMIPVVTCIVARSNLNALNLVNFLNRDLVAVKLKFYDNKTISDFVIASAYLPYEEKDPLADITRALIAHCSSSCRFIFGCDANAHHTVWGSSNCNHVLMEHILLFNLSVLNKGNEPTFVTCNRREVTDLTLCNSSSVDYVYDWKVSGAVTASDHQLITFSIKGLSGLKVVRRNPRTADWGSFRAALERKIGSFSGKYNNVNDVKWTVDQVQQIILDSYHISCQVTSTNSPRRVPWWSSELSKLRKKCRKLFNRAKKSGEWQSYRNALTAYNKVIRASKRRSWQTFCDGINTTSATAKIEKILTKDFNCSLNAIRLTNGRYSDSGEEALGELLAAHFPGSHPVENENLHIITTTTCSRNDWEAAKIVVSNE; this is translated from the coding sequence ATGTTAAaggttttaatatcttttatgatACCCGTTGTGACCTGCATAGTGGCTAGGTCTAATCTAAATGCCCTTAATCTTGTTAACTTTCTTAACAGGGATTTAGTTGCTGTAAAGCTAAAATTCTATGACAATAAGACAATCTCTGATTTTGTCATAGCCTCAGCCTATCTCCCTTATGAGGAGAAGGATCCATTAGCTGACATTACTAGGGCCCTAATTGCCCACTGTAGTTCAAGCTGTAGATTCATCTTCGGCTGTGATGCAAATGCTCACCACACAGTGTGGGGTAGCAGTAATTGTAACCATGTACTTATGGAACAtatcttactttttaatttatctgtCCTTAATAAAGGCAATGAACCTACCTTTGTTACTTGTAACAGAAGGGAAGTCACTGACCTTACTTTATGTAACTCTAGTTCAGTAGATTACGTTTATGATTGGAAGGTATCTGGGGCAGTTACTGCTTCAGATCACCaactaattactttttctattaaaggCCTCTCAGGACTAAAGGTCGTAAGGAGGAACCCCAGAACAGCTGATTGGGGTTCCTTTAGAGCAGCTCTGGAGAGGAAGATCGGGAGCTTCTCTGGTAAGTACAATAATGTTAATGATGTGAAGTGGACTGTTGACCAAGTGCAACAGATCATACTCGATTCGTATCATATTTCTTGTCAGGTTACGTCTACTAACTCCCCAAGGCGAGTTCCTTGGTGGTCTTCTGAGCTTagtaaattacgtaaaaaatgtAGGAAGTTATTTAACAGAGCAAAGAAATCTGGAGAATGGCAGTCCTATAGAAACGCTCTAACTGCTTATAACAAGGTAATCAGAGCATCTAAACGTCGCTCATGGCAGACTTTCTGCGATGGCATTAACACTACTTCTGCCACCgcaaagattgaaaaaattcttactaaAGACTTTAACTGCAGTTTAAATGCCATCCGTCTTACAAACGGAAGATACAGTGACTCAGGGGAAGAGGCTCTTGGAGAATTACTTGCAGCACACTTCCCTGGATCTCATCCTGTAGAGAATGAAAACCTACATATTATTACCACAACTACTTGTAGTAGGAATGACTGGGAGGCCGCCAAAATAGTGGTCTCCAATGAGTAG
- the LOC107440851 gene encoding SWI/SNF-related matrix-associated actin-dependent regulator of chromatin subfamily A-like protein 1 translates to MSQLTEEQRKRIEENRRKALEIRAKRSANESNFSNCISSSAPATTKSKNFVSSVSSAKSIHRPFLLKDPEGNFTVSARSLSSKFKPNETLLNNKTSENIKTKNPFEIRVKGPCVLVSRKRFFVNIGYNKELIDVFKSIPSKLYDAQTKKWNFHIDDHDKLINLARPLQPKTFVIPLPKFILKIFSNASENRKIDERDLSSLDPKLQKSLLPFQKEGVYFALQRGGKVLIADDMGLGKTIQAIAIANYFSKDWPLLVVTPSSLRYAWFESFCTWLPSIDKQEIGIISSGKDHIPNNKVVIISYDLLSKLQEAIIARGFKSVIFDESHFLKNHKAVRTKASQAVMRGMNRIIMLSGTPVLSRPIELFTQISALRRDLFSYKEYGMRYCNGKEMPWGLDFFGSSNMEELQLVLEEVLMIRRLKSDVLKQLPAKIRQMIVLNPTLSKKSSILKMMSSRVHEENLQGMEKRAALLEYYHETGQVKLKAVVEYITDLLESEKKFICFAHHRNVMDGISAAIEAKKVDYIRIDGNVSSEDKKKLCDKFQLNDACRVAVLSITSANCGLTLTAASLVVFAELFWNPGILTQAEDRAHRIGQEDSVVVQYLVAKGTADDDIWPLVQLKLDVLNKAGLSKDNFKSADTLQRNDVAQTCLSDFWGDLNETLDISDADFDLSCDIPEKRLKLDEE, encoded by the coding sequence atgagtCAACTTACAGAAGAGCAACGAAAACGAATAGAAGAAAATCGAAGAAAGGCTTTAGAAATTAGAGCTAAAAGGTCTGCCAATGAATCAAATTTCAGTAACTGTATCTCATCTTCAGCACCAGCTACAACAAAAAGCAAGAATTTTGTGTCTTCAGTTTCTTCTGCAAAAAGCATCCATAGACCATTTTTGCTAAAGGACCCTGAAGGCAATTTTACTGTTAGTGCACGTAGTTTGTCTTCCAAATTTAAACCAAATGAGACTTTgctcaataataaaacttccgaaaatataaaaacaaaaaatcctttTGAGATCAGAGTAAAAGGTCCTTGTGTACTTGTATCTCGAAAacgattttttgtaaatattggtTATAACAAGGAACTTATCGATGTATTCAAAAGTATACCGAGCAAGTTATATGATGCCCAgacaaaaaaatggaattttcataTCGATGATCACGATAAACTTATAAATCTCGCCAGGCCTCTGCAGCCGAAAACATTTGTCATACCTTTGCCAaagtttattctgaaaattttttccaatgctTCTGAAAATCGAAAAATTGATGAGCGAGATTTGTCCTCGTTAGATCCAAAATTACAGAAATCTTTACTCCCATTTCAGAAGGAGGGAGTTTATTTTGCCTTACAACGTGGGGGAAAAGTTCTTATTGCAGATGACATGGGCCTAGGTAAAACTATTCAAGCGATAGCAATCGCTAATTATTTTTCCAAGGATTGGCCTCTTCTTGTCGTCACTCCCTCCTCCCTGAGGTATGCCTGGTTCGAATCTTTTTGTACTTGGCTACCCTCTATAGATAAGCAAGAAATAGGCATTATCTCCTCTGGCAAAGATCACATACCGAATAATAAGGTTGTCATAATAAGTTACGATCTACTTTCCAAGCTTCAAGAGGCCATTATTGCGAGAGGATTCAAATCCGTAATCTTCGACGAaagccattttttaaagaatcataAAGCGGTGCGGACGAAAGCATCTCAAGCTGTAATGAGAGGTATGAACAGAATTATCATGCTGTCGGGCACTCCCGTGTTGTCTAGGCCGATCGAGCTTTTCACTCAAATTTCTGCTCTGAGGAGAGATTTGTTTAGTTATAAGGAATATGGGATGAGATATTGCAATGGTAAGGAGATGCCCTGGGGCCTTGATTTTTTCGGTTCTTCGAATATGGAAGAACTACAACTCGTGCTGGAGGAGGTGCTGATGATTCGCAGATTGAAATCCGACGTCTTAAAGCAGTTGCCTGCTAAAATACGTCAAATGATAGTTCTGAATCcaactttgtccaagaaaagtTCGATTCTGAAAATGATGTCTAGCCGAGTGCACGAAGAGAATTTGCAAGGAATGGAAAAAAGAGCTGCTCTGCTGGAATATTACCACGAGACGGGACAAGTGAAACTGAAAGCTGTCGTCGAATATATAACCGATCTTTTGGAATCTGAGAAGAAATTTATATGCTTTGCGCACCACCGGAACGTGATGGATGGTATAAGTGCTGCGATTGAGGCGAAAAAAGTAGATTATATCCGCATCGACGGCAACGTGTCGTCCGAAGATAAGAAGAAACTctgtgataaatttcaattaaatgatgCGTGTAGAGTGGCAGTTCTCAGCATAACGTCGGCGAATTGCGGCCTCACACTCACTGCTGCCAGCTTGGTCGTGTTCGCCGAGCTTTTCTGGAATCCCGGTATTTTGACTCAGGCGGAGGATAGAGCCCATCGTATCGGACAGGAAGACTCCGTTGTTGTTCAGTATTTAGTCGCCAAGGGTACTGCGGATGATGATATATGGCCGCTCGTGCAGCTTAAATTAGATGTTCTAAATAAAGCTGGCTTGAGCAAAGATAACTTTAAGTCTGCCGATACTCTGCAACGAAATGATGTGGCTCAAACATGTTTGAGTGATTTTTGGGGTGATCTCAATGAAACTTTAGATATAAGTGATGCAGATTTTGACTTAAGCTGTGATATCCCTGAGAAGCGATTAAAATTGGATGAAGAATAA